A genomic window from Euleptes europaea isolate rEulEur1 chromosome 9, rEulEur1.hap1, whole genome shotgun sequence includes:
- the SMIM43 gene encoding small integral membrane protein 43, which yields MEWEFNLLLYLALFFFLLLLLFLLLFGVIKQLKNSVASTGALQPGRPSLREPWGFCREQTL from the coding sequence atggAGTGGGAGTTCAACCTGCTGCTCTACCTGgcgctcttcttcttcttgctcctgCTGCTCTTCCTGCTGCTCTTCGGGGTCATCAAGCAGCTGAAGAACTCGGTGGCCAGCACCGGCGCTCTGCAGCCCGGCCGCCCCTCGCTGCGGGAGCCGTGGGGCTTCTGCCGCGAGCAGACGCTGTGA